The genomic segment TGCCACTCTTTGCATAGGTGGTGGTGAAGCAGTGGCAGCGATATTTGAAAATGTTTAAAGGAGGATAAAATGATTAATAAAGTAGGCGTTGTAGGCGCAGGTCAGATGGGAAATGGGATAGCCCATGTATTTGCTTTGCATAACTATTCTGTCGTACTATATGATATAGCTCAAACCCAGCTTGATAAAGCACTAAAAACAATAGAAGAAAACTTAAAAAGGCAGGCTAAAAAAAATACCATACAGGAAAGTCAGATAGAATCAACTCTAAAAAACATAAAAACCACAACAAACTTAAATGATGTTTCAGATGTGGATTTTTGTATTGAAGCATCACCGGAAAACGAGGCTCTTAAGCTTGAGCTTTTCTCAAAGTTAGACTCAATTGTAAAAGAAGGCTCAATAATTGCTTCAAATACTTCTTCCATATCCATCACAAAACTTGGTTTTCAAACTAAAAGGCCAGATAAGGTAATTGGGATGCATTTTATGAATCCTGTGCCTGTTATGGAACTTGTAGAGGTAATAAGAGGTATTGCAACAAGCGAGGAAACTTACAACACAATACTTGATTTGGCAAAATTATTGGACAAAAATCCAGCCCTATCAAATGATTACCCGGGCTTTATCGTAAACCGCGTGCTTATACCCATGATTAATGAAGCAATATATGCTTACTATGAAGGTATAGCCTCTATTGAGGATATAGATAAGGCTATGAAGCTTGGCACAAACCAGCCGATGGGACCATTTGTACTGGCAGACTTTATCGGATTGGATACAGTACTTGCCATACAGAATGTACTGTACGAAGGCTTTAAAGACTCAAAGTACAGACCGTGTCCTTTGCTTGTAAAGATGGTAGAAGCAGGCTATCTGGGCAGAAAAAGCGGCAAAGGCTTCTACGATTATACAAAAAAATAAGGGGGATCTATGAATATACTGTTTGAATCACAAAACGGCACAGGTTACATAACAATAAACAGACCGGATAAGCTTAATGCTCTAAACATAGATACGATAAATGAGCTAAAAGAAACAATCTTAAAAGTAGATCAGGATAAAACGATTAAATGCGTAATTATCACTGGCTCAGGTGAAAAAGCATTTGTAGCAGGTGCAGATATAGAATACATGCAAAAACTAACGCCAAATCAAGCACTTGAGTTTGCAAGGCTAGGCCAGGAAACGCTTCATTTAATGGAAACTTCAGGTAAGCCTTTTATTGCATGTGTAAACGGTTATGCGTTAGGCGGTGGTTTTGAAGTTGCCCTATCATGCGATATTATACTTGCTCAAAGTAATGCTAAATTTGGTTTTCCAGAAGTAGGCCTTGGTATAATACCTGGCTTTGGCGGTACTCAAAACCTATCCCGTCTGATAGGAAAATCATTGGCAAAAGAGTTAATTTTTAGTGCAAAGATGATAGATGCTTCAAAAGCAAAAGAGCTTGGCATAGTTAGTGAAGTTTATCAAAGCAAAGAAGAGCTGCTCCAGGCAGGAAAAGCCTTATCTGAGCAAATCCAAAAAAATGCACCTTTGGCAATAGCTCTTGCAAAAAGGGCAATAGTTGATGGTTACGATCTAACAAAAGAAGATGGTCTAAGATATGAAGCAAGTTTATTTGGCGTGGTATTTTCAAGTAACGATGCCAAAGAAGGCTTAAGTGCATTTGTAGAAAAAAGAAAACCAAATTATACAGGAGGATAATATGAACTTTCAATTAACAGATGAAGAAAAAATGGTTCAAGATACCGTAAGAAGCTTTGCTCAAAAAGAGCTAAAACCCATAGCATCAGACATTGACAAAAACCACAAGATACCAGATTCAATAATAAAGGGTTTAGCAGAACTTGGTCTTTTTGGTGTTTATATACCTCAAGAGTACGGTGGCGCTGGTTTATCTTTTCTATCATACGCAATAACTGTAGAGGAAATCTCTAAAGTGTGCGCATCAACCGGTGTGCTGATAAGCGCACACACATCGCTTTGTGCAAACCCTATATACGAGTTTGGCACTAAAGAGCAAAAAGAAAAATACTTAATACCTCTTGCAAGTGGAGAAAAGATTGGCTGCATTTTGCTAACCGAACCTGAAGCAGGCTCAGATGCAGCAAATGTATCCACAACGGTCAAAAATGAAGGCGACTACTACATAGCAAATGGCAATAAGATATTTGTTACAAATGGCGGTTATAAGGATATTGGTATATTAATTGCAACACATGACAAATCACTGCGCCACAAAGGTATAGATGCATTTATTTTGGATTTGAAGTCCGAAGGTGTGGAGCTTCAAAGAAATGAAGACAAAATGGGCATAAGAGGTACATATACATCCGTTTTTGCCTTAGAAAATGTCAAGATACCAAAAGAAAACCTGCTTGGCAAAGAAGGAGAGGGCTTCAAGATAGCAATGGATTGCTTAGATGGTGGCAGGATTGGTATAGCTGCACAGGCACTTGGCATAGCAGAAGGCGCATATGAGAAAGCCCTGGAGTATGCCAAAGAGCGCAAGCAGTTTGGAAAAACATTGAGTGAGTTTCAGGCAATTCAGTTTAAGCTAGCCGATATGGCAATGCGCATTGAAGCAGCAAAGCTACTCGTATATGAGTCTGCATGGATAAAGGATAACTTAAAAAACGGAGCAAGCTACAATGATCTAATAATAAAATCTTCAATGGCAAAAGCTTACGCATCAGAAACCGCTACCTATGTAACCAAAGAAGCGCTCCAGATTCATGGTGGCTATGGCTATATTGCAGAATACGAAATAGAGCGTATGTATAGAGATGCAAAGATAACAGAAATATACGAAGGTACAAATGAGGTTCAAAGGATAGTAATATCAAAACAGTTGTTGAAATAGGGGGGGGTTAATGTCAAAATATCCGGAGCTTGATGCTTTAGATAAAGAGGAATTAATAAAAGTAATAGAAGATGAAGCTAAAAACTGGCTTGCACATGACGGGTTATGGTTTCAGGCTGTTGAAAGGCATTTTGGAATGGATGCTGCAATAAAGCTCGATGAAGAAGCATGGAAGGATTTTACGCAAATTGAAGCAAGAAGGATTATTGAACGGCTTAACTTGCCTGAAAATAGTGGTCTTGATGGTTTAGAAAAGGCGCTTAACTTTAGAATGTATAGACGCATAAATGAACAGGTTATAGAAAGACCAGATGAACATACATTAATATTAAAAATGGTTACATGTCGCGTGCAAGCAGCGCGCCAGAGAAAAAACTTGCCATTTTTCCCATGTAAAAGCGTTGGGATTATTGAGTATGGTTATTTTGCAAGTACAATTGATAGCCGTATAAAAACAAGAGTTATTAAGTGTCCACCAGATGATATTACAGGTGCTGGCTATCATTGTGCATGGGAGTTTAAGCTAGAAGAATAGGAGGTGATGTATGTATTCATCTAAGAACAACCTTAGGTTTGTTACAGCAACAAGCCTATTTGATGGTCATGATGCCTCTATAAATATTTTTAGAAGAATTATACAAGACAGTGGTGCGGAAGTTATACACTTAGGTCATAATCGCAGCGCTTATGAAGTAGTGCAAACTGCAATTGAAGAAGATGTAAATGCTATTGCAGTAACTTCATATCAGGGTGGTCACATTGAATTTTTTAAGTATATGTATGATTTGTTAAAAGAAAATAAATCTGAATATATCAAAATATTTGGTGGAGGAGGGGGCGTTATTGTCCCTTCTGAAATAAAAGAATTGCAAGATTATGGTATTTGCAAGATATTTTCTCCTCAAGATGGTATGCAGATGGGACTGGAAGGAATGGTTGATTATATGCTAAAGGAAAGTGATTTTTTAACATTTGAGGAAGAAAAATTTGAAGAATATTTGCAGAATTTACCCAAAACTCTACCAAAAGCAATAAGCTTAGTTGAAAAACTTATTAATCAAGACGCTTGGACTAATTATCACGAAGAATTGTTTCAAAAGTATTTTAAAGAGCTTTCAAAAGATACTAAAGTGCTTGGTTTTAGTGGTTCTGGTGGTGCTGGAAAATCATCTCTTATTGATGAATTGCTCAGGCGATTTTTAAATAATTATCAAGATAAAAAAATTGGTATATTAGCGGTTGATCCCACAAAGAGAAGCAAGGGTGCTTTACTTGGTGATAGAATAAGGATGAATTCTCTGCCGCACAAAAACGCTTATATGCGTTCTATGGCGACAAGAAGCTCAAATATGTCAATATCAAAAGCTACGCAAAAAGTCATTGATCTGTATAAAATGTCTGGTTTTGATTTGATAATTCTAGAAACCGCCGGTATTGGTCAAAGCGATATAGCAGTGATTGATATAGCAGATTACAATATTTATGTGATGACACCAGAATACGGTGCCGCATTGCAGTTAGAAAAAATTAATATGCTTGATTATGCTGATGTAGTAGTATTAAACAAATATGACAAGGAAAGCGCTGAAGATGCCCTCTACGAAGTAAGAAAACAGTATATGCGAAACCACAAGCTCTTTGATAAAAAATTAGAAGAAATGCCAGTTTATCATACGGTAGCTTCAAATTTCAATGATGCTGGTACAAATTACTTGTTTTATAAATTAATGCAACTTGTTGGTTTGGAGAGTCAAAAGATTTTTGAACCAATTAGTGATGTATCTGTAAACTTTTTAATACCACCTCACAGAAGTAGATATTTAAGTGAAATTGTTGCAAGCATTAGAGATTACAAAAAAATGGCAAATAAACAAATAGAACTTGCAAGCAGTTTATATGCACTTGAAGGAACAAAAAAAATACTGCAAAAGCAACTTAATACTTCTATTGAACCAAACGAAGATTCTGATTTTGCAGATTCAAATATTGATGAAAGCTTAAAAAGAGAAAATTTAGAAAAAGCGCTAAATGTAGTAACTCAAGAAATACAAAAAATAAGCTCACAGCTTGATACGCAAACAATAAGAATGATTGAGAACTGGAATAACCTAAAAGACATGTATTCACAGGATTTTCTTGTATCCAAAATACGAGATAAAGAAATAAAATATGAATTGACAAGCAAAACTTTATCTGGTAACAAAATACCCAAGATATCTTTACCAAAATCAAACGATTATGGAGAGATTGTAAAATTTCAATTGTTAGAAAATGTACCTGGTAAATTTCCCTATACAGCAGGCACATTTCCTCTCAAAAGGCAAGATGAAAAACCAACAAGAATGTTTGCAGGTGAAGGTACGCCAGAGCGCACAAATAAGCGATTTCACTATCTTTCTGAAGGTCAGCCTTTCAGCAGACTTTCAACTGCTTTTGATTCAATAACCTTATATGGTCAGGACCCGGATTTAAGGCCCGATAT from the Desulfurella sp. genome contains:
- a CDS encoding 3-hydroxybutyryl-CoA dehydrogenase yields the protein MINKVGVVGAGQMGNGIAHVFALHNYSVVLYDIAQTQLDKALKTIEENLKRQAKKNTIQESQIESTLKNIKTTTNLNDVSDVDFCIEASPENEALKLELFSKLDSIVKEGSIIASNTSSISITKLGFQTKRPDKVIGMHFMNPVPVMELVEVIRGIATSEETYNTILDLAKLLDKNPALSNDYPGFIVNRVLIPMINEAIYAYYEGIASIEDIDKAMKLGTNQPMGPFVLADFIGLDTVLAIQNVLYEGFKDSKYRPCPLLVKMVEAGYLGRKSGKGFYDYTKK
- a CDS encoding enoyl-CoA hydratase-related protein encodes the protein MNILFESQNGTGYITINRPDKLNALNIDTINELKETILKVDQDKTIKCVIITGSGEKAFVAGADIEYMQKLTPNQALEFARLGQETLHLMETSGKPFIACVNGYALGGGFEVALSCDIILAQSNAKFGFPEVGLGIIPGFGGTQNLSRLIGKSLAKELIFSAKMIDASKAKELGIVSEVYQSKEELLQAGKALSEQIQKNAPLAIALAKRAIVDGYDLTKEDGLRYEASLFGVVFSSNDAKEGLSAFVEKRKPNYTGG
- a CDS encoding acyl-CoA dehydrogenase family protein, coding for MNFQLTDEEKMVQDTVRSFAQKELKPIASDIDKNHKIPDSIIKGLAELGLFGVYIPQEYGGAGLSFLSYAITVEEISKVCASTGVLISAHTSLCANPIYEFGTKEQKEKYLIPLASGEKIGCILLTEPEAGSDAANVSTTVKNEGDYYIANGNKIFVTNGGYKDIGILIATHDKSLRHKGIDAFILDLKSEGVELQRNEDKMGIRGTYTSVFALENVKIPKENLLGKEGEGFKIAMDCLDGGRIGIAAQALGIAEGAYEKALEYAKERKQFGKTLSEFQAIQFKLADMAMRIEAAKLLVYESAWIKDNLKNGASYNDLIIKSSMAKAYASETATYVTKEALQIHGGYGYIAEYEIERMYRDAKITEIYEGTNEVQRIVISKQLLK
- a CDS encoding DUF6125 family protein; translated protein: MSKYPELDALDKEELIKVIEDEAKNWLAHDGLWFQAVERHFGMDAAIKLDEEAWKDFTQIEARRIIERLNLPENSGLDGLEKALNFRMYRRINEQVIERPDEHTLILKMVTCRVQAARQRKNLPFFPCKSVGIIEYGYFASTIDSRIKTRVIKCPPDDITGAGYHCAWEFKLEE
- a CDS encoding methylmalonyl-CoA mutase family protein, whose amino-acid sequence is MYSSKNNLRFVTATSLFDGHDASINIFRRIIQDSGAEVIHLGHNRSAYEVVQTAIEEDVNAIAVTSYQGGHIEFFKYMYDLLKENKSEYIKIFGGGGGVIVPSEIKELQDYGICKIFSPQDGMQMGLEGMVDYMLKESDFLTFEEEKFEEYLQNLPKTLPKAISLVEKLINQDAWTNYHEELFQKYFKELSKDTKVLGFSGSGGAGKSSLIDELLRRFLNNYQDKKIGILAVDPTKRSKGALLGDRIRMNSLPHKNAYMRSMATRSSNMSISKATQKVIDLYKMSGFDLIILETAGIGQSDIAVIDIADYNIYVMTPEYGAALQLEKINMLDYADVVVLNKYDKESAEDALYEVRKQYMRNHKLFDKKLEEMPVYHTVASNFNDAGTNYLFYKLMQLVGLESQKIFEPISDVSVNFLIPPHRSRYLSEIVASIRDYKKMANKQIELASSLYALEGTKKILQKQLNTSIEPNEDSDFADSNIDESLKRENLEKALNVVTQEIQKISSQLDTQTIRMIENWNNLKDMYSQDFLVSKIRDKEIKYELTSKTLSGNKIPKISLPKSNDYGEIVKFQLLENVPGKFPYTAGTFPLKRQDEKPTRMFAGEGTPERTNKRFHYLSEGQPFSRLSTAFDSITLYGQDPDLRPDIYGKIGNAGVSIATVDDAKKLYSGFNLCDPNTSVSMTINGPAPMMLAMFFNAAIDQQVEKYLKESGKWGQAQDRIDSYYKKLNVERPIYNKAFGVKDADENHLGLGLLGISGDLVVDKATYEEIKKYTLNVVRGTVQADILKEDQAQNTCLFSTDFSLKLMGDIQQYFIDNAVKNYYSVSISGYHIAEAGANPITQLAFTLANGFTYVEYYLARGMKVDDFAPNLSFFFSNGLDIEYSVIGRVARRIWAIAMKNKYSANERSQKLKYHIQTSGRSLHAMEIAFNDIRTTLQALTAIYDNCNSLHTNAYDEAITTPTEESVRRALAIQMIINYEFGMAKNENPLQGCYIIEELTDLVEEEVLNEFERLSKRGGVLGAMESRYQRNKIQEESLYYERLKNTGELPIIGVNTFVNDKYIQEDKIELSRSTEEEKKWQLDNLIAFQKRNEAFSKQYLDKLKYIAQSSGNIFEELMETVKYASLGQITNALFEVGGKYRRNM